The Megalops cyprinoides isolate fMegCyp1 chromosome 9, fMegCyp1.pri, whole genome shotgun sequence genome has a window encoding:
- the LOC118782709 gene encoding rho guanine nucleotide exchange factor 12-like isoform X3: protein MSGIQSTVTDRTGSILTKDHPPDKQARSDKAAVLSPQEFDPTGLVQRCVIIQKDENGFGLTVSGDNPVFVQLVKEDGAAMRAGVQTGDRIIKVNGTLVTHSNHVEVVKLIKSGSYVALTVLGRPPGLPQIPLSEEEGDAGLLNPGGSSLTSPNSPGQTAGDRTSNPLDHDTPPRPVWAMKEEPSRNPKLLKETQEAKKHLLGVQDGLLLSEVEEGGAVESDPVPAAGGDGSVDGVCRSSTAPPATRNLSESSGAAPETLCQREVSGASPKATPRDSLACCPSPEAEDTPELDSQSSVGSPASLPAPQIIGAEDDYFDTEQEQVNGQCSCFQSIELLKSRPAHLAVFLHHVVSQFDPAPLLCFLYAELYKQAGSKDTRRIFMDLHSFFMDRAANLKVAVPESVSSELERRRPELLPEEMHRQYVHVLQEALLSDIHRNLEDFRQKRSMGLTLADGELARLDSERVRDRGVLERERVCAENIISRIEDVLLSSSSAEEEKCTTMQYVILAYMKFLGVRVKEPRGLEPKRVRINFLPRMKKKPEREGEERVKKPRFPSIRVPPRLSGRTEATPVGKASEQAGKQRPPKQLPQPGLSLPAEDPTRTRGSQSSEGSEPTPTPAPTTSPPHCSLGLSSEGGARDVEPGLTPSSALPRLTEGPNSADSIEGGAKIPSMHFDFSPYSLEQLPEEERENDRVLEGGTPKAGRRADALGSAEVQSEDDQASERDSEQDPPNWQQLVGRSVLASLTPQQIKRQEVINELFYTERAHLRMLRVLDNVFYQKLTKDAVLPPADIKNIFTNLEEIVLLHGSISEQMTAIRKKNESSVIDQIGDDLLSWFSGGEEEKIKRAVSTFCSNQPFALELIKTRQKKDSRFAAFIQEAESNRLCRRLQLKDIIPVEMQRLTKYPLLLENIAKYTEDAEERGKVKKAGECCRKILNHVNQAVKESENKQRLEDYQRRLDLSSLKQSENPMISEFKNLDLTKRKMVHEGPLSWKVNKDKTIELYTLLLEDILVLMQKQDDRLVLRCHSKNLAGSSDTKHIYSPVIKLSTVLVRSVATDNKSFFVLSMSDNGAQIYELMAQTVSEQRTWQCLITQRADSMKSKQHNVIPLPQPHGERETVEMKLCKDPDRTLTASAQSPDKDAMVASPSTLPNTLAASTPFQEEEEEAAFQEQEGDEGPFLDSDLADRLPFLKQRSRQAVAIDDDESNSFVLPPSRAEEALKALAALKQVLVSQMMSQEEGESEGQSPGGRLQRTASLRDSVDSAPRVAMAPGSAENGTGRSQAGREEGGQEPSSGDCEDYAGYLVLEGCGGSGESSTDEEQGAPRGAAGDAHIDLKRLLSSAAQPGGTPSFSRQVLTHLRIIQANLQHLKDVETKYNELRQRHAGPAADSEESRDKS from the exons GTGAACGGGACCTTAGTAACTCATTCAAACCATGTAGAAGTGGTGAAGCTGATCAAAT ctggCTCCTATGTGGCTCTCACAGTTCTGGGGCGACCCCCAGGGCTGCCCCAGATCCCCctgtcagaggaggagggggatgcAGGGCTGCTGAATCCGGGGGGGtcctccctcacctctcccaACTCCCCAGGACAGACGGCAGGGGATCGCACATCCAACCCCTTGGACCACGACACGCCACCCCGTCCTGTTTGG GCGATGAAGGAGGAGCCCAGCAGGAACCCCAAACTACTGAAGGAGACCCAGGAAGCCAAGAAACACCTTCTAGGAGTGCAG GATGGCCTGTTGCTTagtgaggtggaggaggggggtgcGGTGGAGTCGGACCCGGTGCCGGCCGCAGGTGGTGATGGCAGCGTCGATGGCGTCTGCAGGAGCAGCACAGCACCCCCT GCCACTCGTAACCTGTCGGAGAGTTCCGGAGCGGCTCCAGAGACCCTCTGCCAAAGAGAGGTGAGCGGTGCCAGTCCAAAGGCCACACCCCGAGACAGCCTAGCCTGCTGCCCCTCCCCCGAGGCAGAGGACACGCCCGAGCTG GACTCCCAGTCCAGTGTGGGAAGCCCCGCCTCTCTCCCCGCCCCCCAGATCATCGGCGCGGAGGACGACTACTTTGatacagagcaggagcag gtgaaTGGCCAGTGCAGCTGCTTTCAGAGCATCGAGCTGCTCAAGTCTCGCCCTGCCCACCTGGCTGTGTTCCTCCACCATGTGGTCTCACAGTTCGACCCCGCCCCTCTG CTCTGCTTCCTGTACGCCGAGCTGTACAAGCAGGCCGGCTCCAAAGACACGCGCCGCATCTTCATGGACCTACACAGCTTCTTCATGGACCGAGCAGCG AACCTGAAGGTGGCGGTGCCAGAGTCCGTTTCCTCCGAGCTGG agCGTCGGAGGCCGGAGCTGCTTCCGGAGGAGATGCACAGGCAGTATGTGCATGtcctgcaggaggcgctgctCTCCGACATACACAGGAACCTGGAGGACTTCAG GCAGAAGCGCAGTATGGGTCTGACCCTGGCGGACGGGGAGCTTGCCCGGCTGGACTCAGAGCGGGTTCGAGACCGCGGGGTGCTGGAGAGGGAGCgtgtctgtgctgaaaacatCATCTCCAGGATCGAGGACGTGCT GTTGTCATCCTCATCAGCGGAGGAGGAGAAATG CACCACCATGCAGTACGTGATCCTGGCCTACATGAAGTTCCTGGGCGTGCGGGTGAAGGAGCCGAGGGGCCTGGAGCCCAAACGCGTGCGGATCAACTTCCTCCCCAGGATGAAG AAGAAgccggagagggagggggaggagcgaGTGAAGAAGCCGCGTTTTCCCAGCATCCGCGTCCCTCCACGCCTGTCCGGCCGCACGGAGGCCACGCCCG tcgGCAAGGCCAGCGAGCAGGCAGGCAAGCAGCGGCCGCCGAAGCAGCTCCCCCAGCCCGGCCTCTCCCTGCCCGCTGAGGACCCCACGCGCACCCGAGGCAGCCAGTCGAGTGAGGGGTCGGAGCCCAcacccacccccgcccccacaacCTCACCTCCCCACTGCTCCCTCGGCCTGAGCTCCGAGGGAGGGGCTCGCGATGTTGAACCtg GTCTCACACCCTCCTCAGCTCTCCCCAGGCTGACCGAGGGGCCCAACTCTGCCGACTCCATAGAGGGCGGGGCCAaaatacccagcatgcactttgACTTCAGTCCCTACAGTCTAGAGCAGCTGccggaggaggagagagagaatgacag AGTGCTGGAGGGGGGAACACCCAAAGCAGGCAGACG ggcGGATGCTCTGGGTTCAGCAGAGGTGCAGAGTGAGGATGATCAGGCGTCGGAGCGCGACTCGGAGCAGGACCCCCCGAACTGGCAGCAGCTGGTGGGGCGCAGTGTGTTAGCCAGCCTGACACCCCAGCAGATCAAGAGACAGGAAGTCATCAACG AGCTGTTCTACACCGAGCGCGCTCACCTGCGCATGCTCAGAGTGCTGGACAACGTCTTCTACCAGAAACTGACCAAAGATGCTGTTCTTCCCCCTGCGGACATCAAAAACATCTTCACCAACCTGGAGGAGATCGTCCTTCTGCATG GATCTATATCTGAACAGATGACAGCAATACGGAAGAAAAATGAATCTTCAGTGATTGACCAAATAGGAGACGACTTGCTGTCCTGG TTCAGCGGTGGTGAGGAGGAGAAGATCAAGCGCGCGGTCAGCACATTCTGCAGCAACCAGCCCTTCGCCCTCGAGCTCATCAAAACCCGCCAGAAGAAGGACTCACGGTTCGCCGCCTTCATACAG gAGGCGGAGAGTAACCGCTTGTGCCGCAGACTCCAGCTGAAGGACATCATTCCTGTGGAAATGCAGAGACTCACCAAGTaccccctgctgctggagaaCATCGCCAagtacacag aggatgctgaggagaggggaaaggtgAAGAAGGCAGGAGAGTGCTGTCGAAAGATTCTGAACCACGTGAACCAGGCTGTGAAGGAGTCCGAGAACAAACAG AGGCTGGAGGACTACCAGAGACGCCTGGATCTCTCGTCACTGAAGCAGAGTGAGAACCCCATGATCTCAGAGTTCAAG aACCTGGATCTCACCAAACGCAAGATGGTGCACGAGGGGCCACTGTCCTGGAAGGTCAACAAAGACAAGACGATCG agcTCTACActctgctgctggaggacaTCCTGGTGCTGATGCAGAAGCAGGATGATCGGCTCGTGCTCCGCTGCCACAGTAAGAACCTGGCCGGCAGCTCCGACACCAAGCACATCTACAGCCCCGTCATCAAGCTGAGCACCGTGCTGGTGCGCTCGGTGGCCACCG ACAACAAGTCCTTCTTCGTGCTCTCCATGTCGGATAACGGAGCCCAGATCTACGAGCTGATGGCGCAGACGGTGTCGGAGCAGAGAAC gtggcagtgtCTGATTACGCAGAGGGCAGACTCCATGAAAAGCAAGCAGCACAACGTCATCCCTCTGCCTCAGCCACA TGGCGAGCGAGAGACTGTGGAGATGAAGCTCTGCAAGGACCCTGACCGCACCCTGACAGCCAGTGCCCAGTCTCCAG ATAAGGACGCCATGGTCGCCTCTCCCAGCACACTCCCCAACACCCTCGCAGCCTCCACCCCCttccaggaggaggaagaggaggccgCGTTCCAGGAGCAAGAGGGAGACGAAGGACCCTTCCTGGACTCCGACCTCGCTGATAGGCTGCCTTTCCTCAAGCAGAGGTCACGTCAGGCTGTTGCCATTGATGATGACGAATCAAACTCCTTcgttctccctccctccagagCGGAGGAGGCCCTGAAAGCCT tggcTGCGCTGAAGCAGGTCCTTGTCAGTCAGATGATGTCACAGgaggagggtgagagtgaggggcAGTCTCCCGGGGGCCGTCTCCAGAGGACCGCATCTCTGCGTGACTCCGTGGACTCCGCCCCCAGGGTCGCCATGGCGCCCGGCTCCGCGGAGAATGGCACAGGGCGGAgtcaggcaggcagagaggagggagggcaggAGCCCAGCTCGGGCGACTGTGAGGACTATG CAGGTTACCTGGTGCTGGAGGGCTGCGGGGGGTCAGGCGAGAGCAGCACAGACGAGGAGCAGGGTGCCCCGCGGGGGGCGGCGGGCGACGCCCACATCGACCTGAAGAGGCTGCTGTCCTCGGCCGCGCAGCCAGGGGGCACCCCGTCCTTCAGCCGGCAGGTCCTCACACACCTGCGCATCATACAGGCCAACCTGCAGCATCTAAAG GATGTAGAGACCAAGTATAACGAGCTACGCCAAAGGCACGCGGGCCCAGCCGCGGActcagaggagagcagag ATAAGAGTTAG
- the LOC118782709 gene encoding rho guanine nucleotide exchange factor 12-like isoform X4, whose product MSGIQSTVTDRTGSILTKDHPPDKQARSDKAAVLSPQEFDPTGLVQRCVIIQKDENGFGLTVSGDNPVFVQLVKEDGAAMRAGVQTGDRIIKVNGTLVTHSNHVEVVKLIKSGSYVALTVLGRPPGLPQIPLSEEEGDAGLLNPGGSSLTSPNSPGQTAGDRTSNPLDHDTPPRPVWAMKEEPSRNPKLLKETQEAKKHLLGVQATRNLSESSGAAPETLCQREVSGASPKATPRDSLACCPSPEAEDTPELDSQSSVGSPASLPAPQIIGAEDDYFDTEQEQVNGQCSCFQSIELLKSRPAHLAVFLHHVVSQFDPAPLLCFLYAELYKQAGSKDTRRIFMDLHSFFMDRAANLKVAVPESVSSELERRRPELLPEEMHRQYVHVLQEALLSDIHRNLEDFRQKRSMGLTLADGELARLDSERVRDRGVLERERVCAENIISRIEDVLLSSSSAEEEKCTTMQYVILAYMKFLGVRVKEPRGLEPKRVRINFLPRMKKKPEREGEERVKKPRFPSIRVPPRLSGRTEATPVGKASEQAGKQRPPKQLPQPGLSLPAEDPTRTRGSQSSEGSEPTPTPAPTTSPPHCSLGLSSEGGARDVEPGLTPSSALPRLTEGPNSADSIEGGAKIPSMHFDFSPYSLEQLPEEERENDRVLEGGTPKAGRRADALGSAEVQSEDDQASERDSEQDPPNWQQLVGRSVLASLTPQQIKRQEVINELFYTERAHLRMLRVLDNVFYQKLTKDAVLPPADIKNIFTNLEEIVLLHGSISEQMTAIRKKNESSVIDQIGDDLLSWFSGGEEEKIKRAVSTFCSNQPFALELIKTRQKKDSRFAAFIQEAESNRLCRRLQLKDIIPVEMQRLTKYPLLLENIAKYTEDAEERGKVKKAGECCRKILNHVNQAVKESENKQRLEDYQRRLDLSSLKQSENPMISEFKNLDLTKRKMVHEGPLSWKVNKDKTIELYTLLLEDILVLMQKQDDRLVLRCHSKNLAGSSDTKHIYSPVIKLSTVLVRSVATDNKSFFVLSMSDNGAQIYELMAQTVSEQRTWQCLITQRADSMKSKQHNVIPLPQPHGERETVEMKLCKDPDRTLTASAQSPGDLPAHQHNRCCVSAHTHKDAMVASPSTLPNTLAASTPFQEEEEEAAFQEQEGDEGPFLDSDLADRLPFLKQRSRQAVAIDDDESNSFVLPPSRAEEALKALAALKQVLVSQMMSQEEGESEGQSPGGRLQRTASLRDSVDSAPRVAMAPGSAENGTGRSQAGREEGGQEPSSGDCEDYAGYLVLEGCGGSGESSTDEEQGAPRGAAGDAHIDLKRLLSSAAQPGGTPSFSRQVLTHLRIIQANLQHLKDVETKYNELRQRHAGPAADSEESRDKS is encoded by the exons GTGAACGGGACCTTAGTAACTCATTCAAACCATGTAGAAGTGGTGAAGCTGATCAAAT ctggCTCCTATGTGGCTCTCACAGTTCTGGGGCGACCCCCAGGGCTGCCCCAGATCCCCctgtcagaggaggagggggatgcAGGGCTGCTGAATCCGGGGGGGtcctccctcacctctcccaACTCCCCAGGACAGACGGCAGGGGATCGCACATCCAACCCCTTGGACCACGACACGCCACCCCGTCCTGTTTGG GCGATGAAGGAGGAGCCCAGCAGGAACCCCAAACTACTGAAGGAGACCCAGGAAGCCAAGAAACACCTTCTAGGAGTGCAG GCCACTCGTAACCTGTCGGAGAGTTCCGGAGCGGCTCCAGAGACCCTCTGCCAAAGAGAGGTGAGCGGTGCCAGTCCAAAGGCCACACCCCGAGACAGCCTAGCCTGCTGCCCCTCCCCCGAGGCAGAGGACACGCCCGAGCTG GACTCCCAGTCCAGTGTGGGAAGCCCCGCCTCTCTCCCCGCCCCCCAGATCATCGGCGCGGAGGACGACTACTTTGatacagagcaggagcag gtgaaTGGCCAGTGCAGCTGCTTTCAGAGCATCGAGCTGCTCAAGTCTCGCCCTGCCCACCTGGCTGTGTTCCTCCACCATGTGGTCTCACAGTTCGACCCCGCCCCTCTG CTCTGCTTCCTGTACGCCGAGCTGTACAAGCAGGCCGGCTCCAAAGACACGCGCCGCATCTTCATGGACCTACACAGCTTCTTCATGGACCGAGCAGCG AACCTGAAGGTGGCGGTGCCAGAGTCCGTTTCCTCCGAGCTGG agCGTCGGAGGCCGGAGCTGCTTCCGGAGGAGATGCACAGGCAGTATGTGCATGtcctgcaggaggcgctgctCTCCGACATACACAGGAACCTGGAGGACTTCAG GCAGAAGCGCAGTATGGGTCTGACCCTGGCGGACGGGGAGCTTGCCCGGCTGGACTCAGAGCGGGTTCGAGACCGCGGGGTGCTGGAGAGGGAGCgtgtctgtgctgaaaacatCATCTCCAGGATCGAGGACGTGCT GTTGTCATCCTCATCAGCGGAGGAGGAGAAATG CACCACCATGCAGTACGTGATCCTGGCCTACATGAAGTTCCTGGGCGTGCGGGTGAAGGAGCCGAGGGGCCTGGAGCCCAAACGCGTGCGGATCAACTTCCTCCCCAGGATGAAG AAGAAgccggagagggagggggaggagcgaGTGAAGAAGCCGCGTTTTCCCAGCATCCGCGTCCCTCCACGCCTGTCCGGCCGCACGGAGGCCACGCCCG tcgGCAAGGCCAGCGAGCAGGCAGGCAAGCAGCGGCCGCCGAAGCAGCTCCCCCAGCCCGGCCTCTCCCTGCCCGCTGAGGACCCCACGCGCACCCGAGGCAGCCAGTCGAGTGAGGGGTCGGAGCCCAcacccacccccgcccccacaacCTCACCTCCCCACTGCTCCCTCGGCCTGAGCTCCGAGGGAGGGGCTCGCGATGTTGAACCtg GTCTCACACCCTCCTCAGCTCTCCCCAGGCTGACCGAGGGGCCCAACTCTGCCGACTCCATAGAGGGCGGGGCCAaaatacccagcatgcactttgACTTCAGTCCCTACAGTCTAGAGCAGCTGccggaggaggagagagagaatgacag AGTGCTGGAGGGGGGAACACCCAAAGCAGGCAGACG ggcGGATGCTCTGGGTTCAGCAGAGGTGCAGAGTGAGGATGATCAGGCGTCGGAGCGCGACTCGGAGCAGGACCCCCCGAACTGGCAGCAGCTGGTGGGGCGCAGTGTGTTAGCCAGCCTGACACCCCAGCAGATCAAGAGACAGGAAGTCATCAACG AGCTGTTCTACACCGAGCGCGCTCACCTGCGCATGCTCAGAGTGCTGGACAACGTCTTCTACCAGAAACTGACCAAAGATGCTGTTCTTCCCCCTGCGGACATCAAAAACATCTTCACCAACCTGGAGGAGATCGTCCTTCTGCATG GATCTATATCTGAACAGATGACAGCAATACGGAAGAAAAATGAATCTTCAGTGATTGACCAAATAGGAGACGACTTGCTGTCCTGG TTCAGCGGTGGTGAGGAGGAGAAGATCAAGCGCGCGGTCAGCACATTCTGCAGCAACCAGCCCTTCGCCCTCGAGCTCATCAAAACCCGCCAGAAGAAGGACTCACGGTTCGCCGCCTTCATACAG gAGGCGGAGAGTAACCGCTTGTGCCGCAGACTCCAGCTGAAGGACATCATTCCTGTGGAAATGCAGAGACTCACCAAGTaccccctgctgctggagaaCATCGCCAagtacacag aggatgctgaggagaggggaaaggtgAAGAAGGCAGGAGAGTGCTGTCGAAAGATTCTGAACCACGTGAACCAGGCTGTGAAGGAGTCCGAGAACAAACAG AGGCTGGAGGACTACCAGAGACGCCTGGATCTCTCGTCACTGAAGCAGAGTGAGAACCCCATGATCTCAGAGTTCAAG aACCTGGATCTCACCAAACGCAAGATGGTGCACGAGGGGCCACTGTCCTGGAAGGTCAACAAAGACAAGACGATCG agcTCTACActctgctgctggaggacaTCCTGGTGCTGATGCAGAAGCAGGATGATCGGCTCGTGCTCCGCTGCCACAGTAAGAACCTGGCCGGCAGCTCCGACACCAAGCACATCTACAGCCCCGTCATCAAGCTGAGCACCGTGCTGGTGCGCTCGGTGGCCACCG ACAACAAGTCCTTCTTCGTGCTCTCCATGTCGGATAACGGAGCCCAGATCTACGAGCTGATGGCGCAGACGGTGTCGGAGCAGAGAAC gtggcagtgtCTGATTACGCAGAGGGCAGACTCCATGAAAAGCAAGCAGCACAACGTCATCCCTCTGCCTCAGCCACA TGGCGAGCGAGAGACTGTGGAGATGAAGCTCTGCAAGGACCCTGACCGCACCCTGACAGCCAGTGCCCAGTCTCCAGGTGACCTACCTGCCCATCAACACAACCGCTGCTGCGTTTCTGCTCATACGC ATAAGGACGCCATGGTCGCCTCTCCCAGCACACTCCCCAACACCCTCGCAGCCTCCACCCCCttccaggaggaggaagaggaggccgCGTTCCAGGAGCAAGAGGGAGACGAAGGACCCTTCCTGGACTCCGACCTCGCTGATAGGCTGCCTTTCCTCAAGCAGAGGTCACGTCAGGCTGTTGCCATTGATGATGACGAATCAAACTCCTTcgttctccctccctccagagCGGAGGAGGCCCTGAAAGCCT tggcTGCGCTGAAGCAGGTCCTTGTCAGTCAGATGATGTCACAGgaggagggtgagagtgaggggcAGTCTCCCGGGGGCCGTCTCCAGAGGACCGCATCTCTGCGTGACTCCGTGGACTCCGCCCCCAGGGTCGCCATGGCGCCCGGCTCCGCGGAGAATGGCACAGGGCGGAgtcaggcaggcagagaggagggagggcaggAGCCCAGCTCGGGCGACTGTGAGGACTATG CAGGTTACCTGGTGCTGGAGGGCTGCGGGGGGTCAGGCGAGAGCAGCACAGACGAGGAGCAGGGTGCCCCGCGGGGGGCGGCGGGCGACGCCCACATCGACCTGAAGAGGCTGCTGTCCTCGGCCGCGCAGCCAGGGGGCACCCCGTCCTTCAGCCGGCAGGTCCTCACACACCTGCGCATCATACAGGCCAACCTGCAGCATCTAAAG GATGTAGAGACCAAGTATAACGAGCTACGCCAAAGGCACGCGGGCCCAGCCGCGGActcagaggagagcagag ATAAGAGTTAG